Genomic window (Chondrocystis sp. NIES-4102):
ATTACTAATTTTAGCAACTTTAGTTATCCCTTTTCAATTATTAGTAATTCCCATCTTTGTTATTTTAAAATGGGCGCACTTAATCAATAGTTATTGGTCATTAATATTACCAACAGCAGCCAGTGGGTTCGGTATATTTTTGATGCGTCAATACTTTGCGAGTATCCCAGTAGAATTAGAGCAAGCTGCTGCACTAGACGGTGCAAATCGCCTACAGATTTTAACTAATGTTATGTTACCTCTATGCCGTCCTGCTTTGATTACTCTATTTTTATTTACTTTTATTGGGGAATGGAATGATTTATTTAAGCCTTTAGTATTTACTACTCGTCCTGAATTGAGAACGGTACAATTAGCTTTATCTGAGTTTCAAGAACAATTTACTAGTAATTGGTCATTATTAATGGCAGCAGTAGTAATTGCTACCTTACCTGTCTTAGTTTTATTTTTAATTGGTCAGAAACAATTTATTCAAGGTATAAGTTCAACAGGTATTAAGAATTAAAGTTTTAAAAAATTATGCACAATAAGCTTTAATTAAGTCTGTTTTCTCTTGAGGAATAAAGAAATTATTAGGACAATTAAAATCATTACTCCAAAATTTATTCTGCTCAAATTTATAAATATTATATTCCCAGGTTTGCAGTAGTTGAGCTACCTTATCTCCTGATGCTACACCTTCAATTAATAAGATTGGTCGAAAATTGCTAATGGTTTGTTTTGCTCCTAACAATACTTGATATTCAAATCCTTCCACATCTATTTTGATAAAATCTGGTTGCAGATGATAGCTATCTAAAGTATTAATTTCAATAGTTATTTTTCTGATTTCTAGCTTTTGAGGATCAAAAAAGAAAACTGTTCTATCACTAAGCCAACTATTAGCTTGATGATAATTACAAGAGCCTAAAGCCGTCATTTCTTTGCCATTGTAAACGGGATAATAAAAATCCAAAATACCAGCGCGATCGCCCAACCCAACTTTTAGATATTGGAAATTGACAAATTTATTGCTTATTTTATCTAAATAAGGATAATTAATAGGATTAGGTTCAAAAGAAATTACCTGAGCGTTTGGTTTTAAAGTGAAAAAGGATAAGGCAGACATACCAACATTTGCACCAATATCTACAAAAAGTTGTGGTTTTTGGTCACAAATTAGTTTAAAAGCCTTAAAATCAGGTTCGTGAACTTTTTTGAGATAAAAATTGAGCAGATTATTATTCTTGAAATTATGGATAAATTTATAAGCTTGGGGAGATTGTAATAATAAAGAGCGTATTATTTTATTCATTTTTCAATGCTGCCAACAGAAGATCAATAACAGTAGAGGAAAATATTTTATTTTGGGAATTAGGAGTTAGGAGACAGGAGTCAGGAGACAGGAGTCAGGAGTCAGGAAGTTAGGATAGGGGAGGTTAGGATAGGGGAGTTAGGTAGTAGGTAGAAATTTTAAAATATATTTTAATTACTTTTTGCTACAAAGGTTGCAAAGCTGCAAAAATAATCGAAAATTAACACTATTTTCCGCTACATTATCTATCTTGCTTGTGCATTTACCAAACAACTTGCGATCGCTCTCTAATAACTTGACGATAAACTTCAACTGTTTCTTGAGCTAAGATATCCCATCTAAACCTTTTAACTAGATCTTCATAGGCATTTTCCACTAGATATTGTGAGTGTGCAGGATTTTGTAAGACTTCTAAAACACCCCAACTCAAAGAACAAGGATCATTGGCGTGGGTAACA
Coding sequences:
- a CDS encoding putative ABC transporter permease protein yields the protein MKQRSPILKIISLQPLLNNFSWIQLFILASLILGAIIVLLPLIIVLQTSFTSTDGSFTWSNYQTAWYRGDFLLAFANSTLVALGVTAFQIITSALAGYTLARLKFRGKEAILLLILATLVIPFQLLVIPIFVILKWAHLINSYWSLILPTAASGFGIFLMRQYFASIPVELEQAAALDGANRLQILTNVMLPLCRPALITLFLFTFIGEWNDLFKPLVFTTRPELRTVQLALSEFQEQFTSNWSLLMAAVVIATLPVLVLFLIGQKQFIQGISSTGIKN